In Candidatus Nomurabacteria bacterium, a genomic segment contains:
- a CDS encoding L-tyrosine/L-tryptophan isonitrile synthase family protein, with protein MKELPSPSQYLQHKLETCGQYTLTESDHALLKEKGMEEFLYAKLTSKKFRKWRITQKAEDRIRNALSVTVPKNKPLQLRFPFGAYKLWRLPSSPEVDWAEFFTLAYFSEFLAPILAAYQPGVELYFSSDEVIVEPMNNVSREETDAYQESFRRLLAEFKKYWPNNFIVDIRPVRNLYNNAEEIFNEAQQMIPIIEERYAAMSKEEVASAEKTSAMNIRWDGVQDWQKLTEDEKKEKIHYGTILHDAYCAISKRQQFMRSDDTILLFVNRQVSDGIPLGSTKNSIAKFWPGYGVLEQKEAGYIERVLTPQQLTSLQHEKAQIEAIDWLPMKNFHEIQVYPELNFTLTK; from the coding sequence ATGAAGGAGCTACCCAGTCCGAGCCAGTATCTACAACATAAACTTGAAACCTGCGGTCAGTATACATTGACCGAGTCTGATCACGCTCTTCTCAAAGAAAAAGGCATGGAGGAGTTTTTGTACGCAAAACTTACTTCCAAGAAATTTCGGAAGTGGAGAATAACTCAAAAAGCAGAAGACCGCATCCGTAATGCACTTTCTGTCACGGTGCCAAAGAATAAGCCACTACAGTTACGTTTTCCCTTTGGGGCATATAAACTTTGGCGCTTGCCATCAAGTCCAGAAGTGGACTGGGCTGAGTTTTTTACCTTGGCGTATTTCTCAGAGTTCCTCGCACCAATTTTAGCCGCATATCAACCGGGGGTGGAGTTGTATTTTTCTTCAGATGAGGTAATTGTCGAACCTATGAACAATGTATCTCGAGAAGAAACAGATGCATACCAAGAATCATTCAGGCGTTTGTTGGCAGAATTTAAAAAGTATTGGCCAAATAATTTCATTGTTGATATTCGACCTGTGCGCAATCTCTATAACAATGCAGAAGAAATTTTCAATGAAGCTCAGCAAATGATTCCGATAATTGAAGAAAGATATGCGGCCATGTCAAAAGAGGAAGTCGCTTCTGCTGAAAAAACCTCAGCCATGAATATTCGCTGGGATGGAGTTCAGGATTGGCAGAAGCTTACTGAGGATGAAAAGAAGGAAAAAATTCACTACGGCACAATATTACACGATGCCTATTGCGCGATTAGCAAACGACAACAATTCATGCGTAGTGACGATACGATTTTACTTTTTGTAAATAGACAAGTTTCTGATGGTATTCCACTAGGTAGCACTAAGAATTCAATTGCGAAGTTTTGGCCGGGCTACGGAGTGTTGGAACAAAAAGAAGCAGGCTATATAGAGAGAGTGCTGACCCCGCAACAACTTACTTCATTGCAGCATGAGAAAGCTCAAATTGAAGCAATCGATTGGCTGCCAATGAAAAACTTTCACGAGATCCAAGTGTATCCTGAGCTGAATTTTACGCTTACTAAATAG
- a CDS encoding HU family DNA-binding protein has translation MAKMTKSQLLTMLAEKSNMSKKDVGEFLDMLAQMAYDETKRNGEFTLPGLGKLVKKHRAARSGRNPATGETIQIPAKTVVKFRVAKAAKEAIL, from the coding sequence ATGGCAAAAATGACCAAATCTCAACTCCTCACCATGTTGGCTGAAAAGAGCAACATGTCAAAGAAGGATGTTGGCGAGTTTCTCGACATGCTGGCCCAGATGGCCTATGACGAGACCAAGCGAAATGGCGAGTTTACCCTCCCAGGTCTTGGTAAGCTGGTGAAGAAGCACCGTGCTGCTCGTTCCGGTCGTAACCCTGCTACTGGCGAAACGATCCAGATCCCGGCCAAGACCGTGGTGAAGTTCCGTGTTGCCAAGGCAGCCAAAGAAGCAATTCTGTAA
- the pgeF gene encoding peptidoglycan editing factor PgeF yields MFSRNILIALSQPEDGDMRAQASDGNGLERRRIFLESEGFRSDQAVYAGLDHGTNVIAVRGTDAGQTVPDVDGLVTNEAGLVLGLTVADCLPVYLYDPRTEAIGLLHAGWRGLEQGVLRQGIERMQQSFRVHPEDVFAAIGPSIRSCHYQVGEEVARRFRARYSLALEQRGLETRLDLTRVARMQLGEVGVIARHIEVHPHCTYCRPGLYFSRRRQGTGFGLMLATIARLPS; encoded by the coding sequence ATGTTTTCTCGTAATATCTTGATCGCCCTTTCTCAACCTGAGGATGGGGACATGCGGGCGCAAGCGTCCGATGGAAACGGCCTAGAACGCCGTAGGATTTTTTTGGAGTCCGAGGGCTTTAGGTCTGATCAGGCTGTCTACGCTGGACTTGATCATGGCACGAATGTGATTGCAGTCCGCGGGACAGACGCTGGTCAAACTGTTCCAGACGTGGACGGTTTAGTAACGAACGAAGCAGGTCTAGTCCTGGGTCTGACCGTAGCTGATTGTTTGCCAGTTTATTTGTATGACCCAAGGACCGAGGCGATTGGACTCCTCCATGCCGGGTGGCGCGGCTTGGAGCAAGGTGTGCTGAGGCAGGGGATTGAACGAATGCAGCAAAGCTTCCGAGTGCACCCAGAGGATGTATTCGCAGCAATTGGTCCGAGTATCCGATCCTGCCACTATCAAGTAGGCGAGGAAGTGGCGAGACGATTTCGGGCACGCTATTCACTAGCTTTGGAACAGCGGGGACTCGAAACAAGACTGGATCTTACCAGGGTTGCTCGTATGCAGCTCGGTGAGGTAGGAGTCATTGCGCGTCACATCGAGGTTCATCCTCATTGCACCTACTGTCGGCCGGGTTTGTACTTTTCTCGTCGGAGGCAGGGCACAGGCTTTGGTCTGATGCTTGCTACAATCGCACGCTTACCAAGTTAG
- a CDS encoding EamA family transporter gives MPYFFRGPFLIMIAAMLWALDGLLRSQLTASIPSTAIVFYEHLVGFVLLLPFFWRALPKVKTLHRADWFRLILLTIVSSVLGTILFTEAFARSAVSYDFITPTLLQKLQPVFVVLLSAILLRERVTWRFIGLAILALVGSYMVTFGSESVSLSWSGKEIVFLLSIGAALAWGSGTILSKKILEKLSFSEATSLRFLLAIPISAIAMLTLNHGYSPVEISGASWLRFVAIGLTTGAAAILIYYRGLRITPAKVSTFAELMFPVTSILIAVTALNPFGAPQPISFGQGLGILILIVSILLIGTSELPAPKVKESEAYEGATQSEPVSTT, from the coding sequence ATGCCATATTTTTTCCGTGGACCATTTCTCATAATGATTGCGGCTATGCTGTGGGCCTTAGACGGTTTACTGCGCTCACAGCTTACTGCGTCAATTCCCTCCACCGCCATTGTTTTTTATGAGCACCTGGTAGGCTTTGTCCTTCTTCTCCCTTTTTTCTGGAGAGCTCTACCTAAAGTAAAAACATTGCATCGAGCTGATTGGTTTCGACTCATTTTACTTACCATAGTGAGTAGTGTGCTTGGCACTATTCTTTTTACCGAGGCATTTGCCCGGAGCGCTGTTTCTTATGACTTCATCACTCCAACCTTACTGCAAAAACTCCAACCAGTTTTTGTGGTGCTACTCTCAGCTATTCTCTTACGCGAGCGAGTGACATGGCGTTTCATTGGTTTAGCCATACTCGCTTTAGTAGGTAGCTATATGGTTACTTTTGGATCCGAATCTGTTTCGCTAAGCTGGAGCGGTAAAGAGATAGTGTTTCTCTTATCTATCGGCGCTGCCTTAGCCTGGGGATCGGGTACTATTTTGAGCAAGAAGATTTTAGAGAAGCTTTCATTTAGCGAGGCGACTTCCTTGCGTTTCTTATTAGCCATTCCTATTAGTGCTATCGCGATGCTAACACTTAATCATGGCTATAGTCCGGTGGAAATTTCCGGGGCTTCTTGGCTCCGCTTCGTCGCTATTGGTTTGACTACTGGAGCAGCGGCGATTCTTATCTACTACCGTGGCTTGCGAATTACACCAGCGAAAGTCTCCACTTTTGCTGAGTTGATGTTTCCCGTCACAAGTATTCTCATAGCCGTGACAGCGCTTAATCCCTTTGGCGCGCCGCAGCCCATTAGCTTTGGCCAGGGCCTAGGTATTCTTATCCTCATCGTTTCCATTTTACTTATTGGAACGAGTGAGCTACCCGCGCCTAAAGTAAAAGAGAGTGAAGCATATGAAGGAGCTACCCAGTCCGAGCCAGTATCTACAACATAA